A window from Candidatus Omnitrophota bacterium encodes these proteins:
- a CDS encoding response regulator — translation MHSRILIVDDDEDILDVLRITLESEDYEVHSAMDGEEALESIRRRPPDLAILDYNIPKINGIELCRLLKQDLLLRHMPVIMLTGKKELADKVTGIDAGADDYIIKPFEQVELLARVRMILRRTGAALDANPLTRLPGNASIFNEIEARIASKQHFAVCYADLDNFKAFNDQYGFERGDEMIRHTARTIVKAVNDKGTSADFIGHIGGDDFVVVTHPDRVQPICRQIIAEFEPSAHQLYRAEDRERGYIQGADRKGQERRFPLISLSIGVVTNQNRPITHIGEVGEIGADLKKYAKTKEGSVYVTDQRQDEEFSD, via the coding sequence GTGCTCCGGATCACGCTGGAATCCGAGGACTATGAAGTCCACTCTGCAATGGACGGCGAAGAGGCGTTGGAAAGTATCCGCCGCAGACCGCCGGACCTGGCGATTCTGGATTACAATATCCCCAAAATCAACGGCATTGAACTCTGCCGCCTTCTAAAGCAGGACCTCCTGCTGCGGCACATGCCCGTTATCATGCTCACGGGCAAAAAAGAACTCGCGGACAAAGTTACAGGCATCGATGCCGGCGCGGACGATTACATCATCAAACCCTTCGAACAGGTGGAGCTGCTGGCACGCGTGCGTATGATTCTCAGGCGCACCGGAGCGGCCCTGGACGCCAATCCCCTGACCCGGCTTCCCGGCAATGCCTCTATTTTTAACGAGATTGAAGCCCGGATCGCCTCCAAACAGCACTTTGCGGTTTGTTACGCTGATTTGGACAACTTCAAGGCTTTTAATGATCAGTATGGATTTGAACGGGGAGATGAAATGATTCGCCATACAGCCCGGACAATCGTAAAGGCCGTAAATGACAAAGGAACAAGCGCTGACTTTATCGGGCATATTGGAGGGGATGATTTTGTGGTCGTCACACATCCGGATCGTGTGCAGCCGATTTGCAGGCAAATCATCGCGGAATTCGAACCCTCAGCCCATCAGCTCTACCGCGCCGAAGACCGGGAACGCGGCTATATCCAGGGGGCTGACCGGAAGGGACAGGAACGCCGCTTCCCGCTGATTTCCCTCTCCATCGGAGTGGTCACTAACCAAAACCGGCCTATCACACATATCGGCGAGGTCGGCGAGATCGGGGCAGATCTCAAGAAGTACGCCAAGACCAAAGAAGGATCGGTCTATGTGACCGACCAACGCCAGGACGAGGAGTTTTCTGACTAG